The Geoalkalibacter sp. genome has a segment encoding these proteins:
- a CDS encoding protein-glutamate methylesterase/protein-glutamine glutaminase has translation MIHAVPIRILVVDDSAYNRRTITRILEEIPGVSVVGYAVNGEEGLRKVADLKPDLITLDLEMPRIDGFTFLRIVMQKQPTPIIVVSSRAEGENVFKALELGAVDFVAKPTARSDDQLFNIREDLVRKVLFCARTDMGKIVRRTVAASGSRAAQRAVLPRTSDLPALGPARLVVIGASTGGPPAVQNILSAIKADVPLMFAVSQHMPAGFTRAFAERLNKFCELEVLEARTGDKMQPGRVLVAPGGHNLIFRRRGGEILAQVVDPGPGQIYLPSVDAMFTSAAELGNVSLIGVVLTGMGNDGAEGVRKIKQVGGQVIAEDEESCVVFGMPKEAIATGKVDSVLPLDGIGAEVLRRGLA, from the coding sequence ATGATCCATGCGGTGCCGATCCGAATCCTGGTCGTTGATGATTCGGCCTACAATCGCAGAACCATCACCCGCATTCTCGAGGAGATTCCCGGGGTGAGCGTGGTCGGCTATGCCGTCAACGGCGAGGAGGGCTTGCGCAAGGTGGCCGACCTCAAACCCGATCTGATCACCCTTGATCTGGAAATGCCGCGCATCGACGGGTTCACTTTTCTGCGCATCGTCATGCAGAAGCAGCCGACGCCCATCATCGTGGTGTCTTCGCGCGCCGAGGGCGAAAATGTGTTCAAGGCGCTGGAATTGGGCGCCGTGGATTTTGTCGCCAAGCCTACGGCGCGCAGCGACGATCAGTTGTTCAACATTCGTGAGGATCTGGTGCGCAAGGTGCTGTTCTGCGCGCGCACCGATATGGGAAAGATCGTGCGTCGCACGGTCGCGGCATCCGGTTCGCGCGCTGCTCAACGCGCTGTCTTGCCGCGAACCTCGGACTTGCCCGCCTTGGGTCCGGCCCGTCTGGTGGTGATCGGCGCCTCCACGGGCGGGCCGCCCGCCGTGCAGAACATCCTGAGCGCCATCAAGGCCGATGTGCCCTTGATGTTTGCCGTCTCCCAGCACATGCCCGCCGGTTTCACCCGCGCCTTCGCCGAACGCCTCAACAAGTTTTGTGAACTTGAGGTCCTGGAAGCCCGCACCGGAGACAAGATGCAGCCGGGGCGGGTTCTGGTCGCGCCTGGCGGCCATAATCTCATCTTTCGTCGCCGGGGAGGGGAAATTCTCGCCCAGGTCGTGGACCCCGGGCCGGGACAAATCTATCTGCCGTCGGTGGATGCCATGTTCACCTCGGCGGCGGAACTCGGCAATGTGTCCTTGATCGGTGTGGTGCTGACCGGCATGGGCAACGACGGCGCCGAAGGGGTGCGCAAAATCAAGCAGGTCGGCGGGCAGGTGATCGCCGAGGACGAGGAATCCTGCGTGGTGTTCGGCATGCCCAAGGAAGCCATCGCCACCGGCAAGGTCGACAGCGTGCTGCCCTTGGACGGGATCGGCGCCGAAGTGTTGCGCCGCGGTTTGGCCTGA
- the infA gene encoding translation initiation factor IF-1 has protein sequence MAKEEAIEVEGKVIEPLPNAMFRVELDNGHVILAHISGKMRKYYIRILPGDRVTVELSPYDLTRGRITYREK, from the coding sequence TTGGCCAAGGAAGAAGCCATTGAAGTCGAAGGCAAGGTCATCGAGCCTTTGCCCAACGCCATGTTCCGGGTTGAACTGGATAACGGACATGTGATTCTAGCCCATATTTCGGGCAAGATGAGAAAATACTATATCCGCATCCTGCCCGGCGACCGGGTGACGGTTGAGCTTTCTCCCTATGATCTGACCCGGGGCCGTATCACCTATCGGGAAAAATAA
- the leuS gene encoding leucine--tRNA ligase has protein sequence MQERYNPGAIEAKWQSLWQQGKVFKVKEDPRRPKYYVLEMFPYPSGRIHMGHVRNYSIGDVVARFKRMQGFNVLHPMGWDAFGMPAENAAIQHGIHPAGWTRQNIDNMRGQLKKMGLAYDWDREFATCDVEYYRWEQLIFLDMLERGLAYKKNSAVNWCPQCRTVLANEQVEDGCCWRCDSSVTPKDLEQWFFKITDYAEELLDWTERLPGWPERVLTMQRNWIGRSTGCEINFAVKNSQTFIRVFTTRPDTLFGATFMSLAPEHPLALSLTTAERRAEVEAFIETVRRQDRVQRSGDDFVKEGVFTGSYCLNPVTGRDMPIYLANFVLMEYGTGAVMAVPTHDQRDFEFAGKYGLPLVVVIQPEGRILDPATMDAAWVGEGVLVNSGEFDGLGNEAAKEKIADFLEARGLGKKTVNYRLRDWGVSRQRYWGTPIPIIYCADCGAVPVPRADLPVVLPTDVAFSGEGGSPLATSEAFLTANCPRCGKPGRRETDTFDTFVESSWYFLRYACPEHVTAPLDRQAAEYWLPVDQYIGGIEHAVMHLLYARFFTKVLRDLGMIDLDEPFQNLLTQGMVCMETQSCEEHGWLYPEEVVDGKCVKCGRAALVGRNEKMSKSKKNVIDPDALISRYGADTARLFILFAAPPEKDLEWSDQAVEGCYRFLNRVWRAVYDNLERVRGAGSPELVEGAARDLRRITHRTIRKVTEDIDGRFQFNTAIAAVMELINAVYAFEDKDRYPGVLREALESAVRLLAPFVPHVCEELWCALGHIGGIESQGWPQWDEAALVQEEITVVVQVNGKVRGKISVAASAAEDEVRRLALENANVSRALEGLSLRKVIVIPGRLVNVVAG, from the coding sequence ATGCAGGAACGCTACAATCCAGGCGCCATCGAGGCCAAATGGCAAAGTCTCTGGCAGCAGGGCAAGGTTTTCAAGGTCAAGGAAGATCCGCGACGTCCCAAATATTACGTTCTGGAAATGTTTCCCTATCCGTCGGGCCGCATCCACATGGGCCATGTGCGAAACTATTCCATCGGCGATGTGGTTGCGCGCTTCAAGCGGATGCAGGGCTTCAACGTGCTGCATCCCATGGGTTGGGACGCCTTCGGCATGCCCGCGGAAAACGCCGCCATTCAGCACGGCATCCATCCCGCCGGCTGGACCCGGCAGAACATCGACAACATGCGCGGCCAGCTCAAGAAAATGGGATTGGCCTACGATTGGGACCGTGAATTCGCCACCTGCGATGTCGAATACTATCGCTGGGAGCAGCTGATTTTTCTCGACATGCTCGAGCGCGGTCTGGCCTACAAGAAAAATTCCGCGGTGAACTGGTGTCCCCAATGCCGGACGGTTCTGGCCAACGAGCAGGTGGAGGATGGCTGCTGCTGGCGCTGCGACAGCAGCGTGACGCCCAAGGATCTCGAACAGTGGTTTTTCAAGATCACCGATTACGCCGAGGAACTGCTTGATTGGACCGAGCGCCTGCCCGGCTGGCCCGAGCGGGTGTTGACCATGCAGCGCAACTGGATCGGGCGCAGCACCGGTTGCGAAATCAACTTCGCCGTCAAGAACTCTCAGACCTTCATCCGGGTCTTCACCACCCGCCCCGATACGCTTTTCGGCGCCACCTTCATGAGTCTGGCGCCCGAGCACCCTCTGGCGCTCTCTTTGACCACCGCCGAGCGCCGCGCCGAGGTCGAGGCATTTATCGAGACAGTACGGCGTCAGGACCGGGTCCAGCGCTCCGGCGATGACTTCGTCAAGGAAGGGGTGTTTACCGGGTCTTATTGCCTCAATCCCGTTACCGGTCGGGACATGCCCATCTATCTCGCCAATTTCGTGCTGATGGAGTACGGCACCGGCGCGGTCATGGCCGTGCCGACCCATGACCAGCGCGATTTTGAATTCGCCGGTAAATATGGCCTGCCCCTGGTTGTGGTCATTCAGCCCGAAGGCCGGATTCTCGACCCGGCGACCATGGATGCCGCCTGGGTGGGAGAGGGTGTGCTGGTCAATTCCGGAGAGTTCGACGGCCTGGGCAATGAAGCGGCCAAGGAGAAAATCGCCGATTTTCTCGAAGCCCGCGGCCTTGGCAAGAAGACCGTCAATTATCGCCTGCGCGACTGGGGTGTGTCCCGCCAGCGCTACTGGGGCACGCCCATCCCCATCATTTACTGCGCGGATTGCGGCGCGGTGCCCGTGCCGCGCGCCGATCTGCCGGTGGTTCTGCCGACCGATGTCGCCTTCAGCGGCGAAGGCGGCAGTCCCCTCGCGACCAGCGAGGCGTTTCTGACGGCGAACTGTCCGCGCTGCGGCAAGCCCGGGCGGCGCGAAACCGACACCTTCGACACCTTCGTCGAAAGCTCCTGGTATTTCCTGCGCTACGCCTGCCCCGAGCATGTCACGGCGCCCCTTGATCGCCAGGCCGCCGAATACTGGCTGCCCGTCGATCAATACATCGGCGGCATCGAACATGCCGTCATGCATCTGCTCTATGCGCGGTTTTTCACCAAGGTGCTGCGCGATCTGGGCATGATCGATCTCGACGAGCCCTTTCAGAATCTTCTCACCCAGGGCATGGTGTGCATGGAAACCCAGTCCTGCGAGGAGCACGGCTGGCTCTATCCCGAGGAGGTCGTGGACGGCAAGTGCGTAAAATGCGGCCGCGCGGCGCTGGTCGGGCGCAATGAGAAGATGAGCAAATCAAAGAAGAACGTCATCGATCCCGATGCGCTGATTTCGCGCTACGGCGCCGACACGGCGCGTCTGTTCATTCTTTTCGCCGCGCCTCCCGAAAAGGATCTCGAATGGAGCGACCAGGCGGTGGAGGGCTGCTACCGTTTTCTCAACCGTGTCTGGCGTGCCGTTTACGACAACCTGGAGCGCGTTCGCGGTGCCGGTTCTCCTGAACTTGTGGAGGGTGCCGCGCGAGATTTGCGCCGGATCACTCATCGCACCATCCGCAAGGTGACCGAGGACATCGATGGTCGTTTTCAATTCAACACGGCCATCGCCGCAGTGATGGAGTTGATCAACGCCGTCTACGCCTTCGAGGACAAGGATCGCTATCCCGGGGTGCTGCGCGAAGCCCTGGAATCGGCGGTGCGGCTTCTGGCGCCCTTCGTGCCGCATGTCTGCGAGGAACTCTGGTGCGCCCTGGGCCATATCGGCGGCATCGAGTCCCAAGGTTGGCCTCAGTGGGATGAGGCGGCCCTGGTTCAGGAGGAAATCACCGTGGTTGTCCAGGTCAACGGCAAGGTGCGCGGCAAGATCAGTGTCGCGGCGAGCGCCGCGGAGGACGAGGTGCGGCGCCTGGCCCTGGAGAATGCCAATGTCAGTCGGGCCCTTGAGGGCTTGAGCCTGCGCAAGGTGATCGTGATCCCCGGGCGGCTGGTCAACGTGGTGGCGGGCTGA
- a CDS encoding LptE family protein, producing MLRLLVLGLVLLMSGCGYHPLGRGGSLPEGVESVHIALFTNRSLEPFLEDHLTRDVIEEFSRREGLRVVEDPTAADARLEGEILAFRAEALSYDPNDRIGQFRATLTIAAVLRRSDSGLVLWKGQLSWAEKYPIATDKSVQEDNEQAAIRVISRRLAENLYFRLHDHF from the coding sequence ATGCTGCGCCTGCTGGTGTTGGGGCTGGTCCTGCTGATGAGCGGCTGCGGCTATCATCCCCTGGGGCGCGGCGGATCTTTGCCCGAGGGAGTGGAGAGCGTCCATATCGCGTTGTTTACCAATCGCTCCCTCGAGCCGTTTCTCGAAGACCATCTCACCCGCGATGTCATCGAGGAGTTCTCTCGCCGCGAGGGGTTGCGGGTGGTGGAAGATCCCACGGCCGCCGATGCCCGTCTGGAAGGAGAGATCCTCGCCTTTCGCGCCGAGGCGCTCTCTTACGACCCCAATGACCGCATCGGCCAGTTTCGCGCCACGCTGACCATTGCCGCCGTCCTGCGGCGCAGCGACTCCGGTCTGGTGCTGTGGAAAGGACAGCTCTCCTGGGCGGAAAAATATCCCATCGCAACCGACAAAAGCGTGCAGGAAGACAACGAACAGGCCGCGATCCGGGTCATCAGCCGTCGGCTGGCGGAAAATCTCTACTTTCGCCTTCATGACCATTTCTGA
- the holA gene encoding DNA polymerase III subunit delta: MKSGELQRALETGRIPSLLFLYGEERFLLERAYQDVLAKVVDAAARDFNLEVFTGREATAEKVLDVCRTLPVFAPRRLVVVKDAHLLTANDLAGFLPYLNHPVPETVLLFIGRTIDGRLGFFREFKKKGTLVEFKPLYDNQIPGFVKEQARLEGKSFTEDGLALFCRRQGTDLGEIQAELLKLATYVGTRVLIDVEDVRQVVSDSRAESVFDLVNAIGQRRAAEALRLLTRMLEDGEPPLRILTMVVRHFRQLWQTAELQRLGAERGEMARRLRINPYFLDGLIAQARRFESLEFRRALAACLEVDLALKSSGGHPEAYMERLVLDLARGGEINKKGR; encoded by the coding sequence GTGAAATCGGGTGAACTCCAGCGTGCGCTAGAGACGGGGCGCATTCCTTCCCTGCTTTTTCTCTACGGCGAGGAGCGCTTTCTGCTCGAGCGCGCCTATCAGGACGTGCTGGCGAAGGTGGTCGATGCCGCCGCCCGCGATTTCAACCTGGAGGTTTTCACGGGCCGGGAGGCGACGGCGGAAAAAGTACTCGATGTCTGCCGCACCTTGCCGGTGTTCGCGCCGCGGAGACTGGTGGTGGTCAAGGACGCTCATCTGCTCACCGCCAACGACCTGGCCGGTTTTCTTCCGTACCTGAACCATCCGGTCCCCGAGACGGTTCTGCTCTTTATCGGACGCACCATCGACGGGCGCCTCGGCTTTTTCCGCGAGTTCAAAAAAAAGGGCACCCTGGTCGAATTCAAGCCGCTCTACGACAACCAGATTCCCGGGTTTGTCAAGGAGCAGGCTCGGCTTGAAGGCAAAAGCTTCACGGAGGATGGATTGGCGTTGTTCTGCCGGCGCCAGGGGACCGATCTCGGTGAAATTCAGGCCGAGTTGCTCAAACTTGCGACCTATGTGGGTACGCGGGTATTGATCGATGTCGAGGATGTGCGCCAGGTCGTCAGCGATTCGCGCGCGGAAAGCGTCTTTGACCTGGTCAATGCCATCGGTCAGCGTCGAGCCGCCGAGGCCTTGAGGCTACTGACGCGAATGTTGGAGGACGGTGAGCCGCCGCTGCGGATTCTCACCATGGTGGTGCGTCATTTCCGCCAGCTGTGGCAGACCGCGGAACTACAGCGCTTGGGCGCGGAGCGCGGAGAAATGGCGCGTCGCTTGCGCATCAATCCCTATTTTCTCGACGGATTGATCGCTCAGGCGCGCCGTTTTGAAAGCCTTGAATTCAGACGGGCGCTGGCGGCATGCCTTGAGGTTGACCTGGCCCTCAAATCGAGCGGTGGGCATCCCGAGGCATATATGGAGAGGCTGGTGCTTGATCTGGCGCGTGGTGGCGAGATAAACAAAAAGGGGCGCTAG
- the rpsT gene encoding 30S ribosomal protein S20: MANHKSALKRNKQNEKRAARNRHIRSTMRTLVKQVREAATAGDAAAAKAALERAVPYIDKSASKGVIHKATASRKIARLAKLVNTLG, encoded by the coding sequence TTGGCTAATCACAAATCGGCTCTCAAGAGAAACAAGCAAAACGAAAAACGCGCGGCCCGCAACCGCCACATCCGCTCCACCATGCGCACCCTGGTCAAGCAGGTTCGCGAAGCGGCCACCGCCGGCGATGCCGCCGCGGCCAAGGCGGCTCTTGAGCGCGCCGTTCCTTACATCGACAAATCCGCCAGCAAAGGTGTCATCCATAAGGCGACGGCCAGCCGAAAAATCGCTCGCCTGGCTAAACTGGTCAACACCCTCGGCTGA
- the murJ gene encoding murein biosynthesis integral membrane protein MurJ, which translates to MSEKHSITRATGILGAATLLSRITGLLRDVVIGRMFGAGFATDAFFMAFTLPNLLRRFFAEGSLTAAFVPTYSELYHREGRDEAIRVGNICFTLLFVVMAVVVLLGVLASPWLVRAIGYGFGDTQGKLLLTDLLNRIMFPYLFFVSLLALLTGSLNVLGHYFLPALSPVMLNLAMVACAVFLSPFFHPPILALALGVLLGGALQLLMQWPILRRYGIVPHPDFHWRHPAVRRIARLMLPGLVGVAIYQINVVVGRLLASFLEEGSVSYLYYGQRLFEFPQGVFIVSLAQAVLPAMSRQAAAGDAAGLKDSLDFSLRLIAVATLPAALGLMLCALPIFSLFFLSAAFDYEAVRQTALALIAYAPGLFFLGIARVIVPTFYALQDTRTPVWISFWTLLLNAGLGVLLMQFFGHVGLALALTLATFGNCLLLIWALRRKLGRLGLRGLAGCCLRLVPPLLVMAAVVVPLLGLADWRSMGTSAAFHKAGVLMLAVGAGALVYGWGSLLCGVREVRDGWNLVRRKLTRRGRHAS; encoded by the coding sequence ATGTCGGAAAAACACAGCATAACTCGGGCCACCGGCATCCTTGGGGCGGCGACCCTGCTCAGCCGCATCACCGGTCTGCTTCGCGACGTGGTCATCGGTCGCATGTTTGGGGCAGGTTTTGCCACCGATGCCTTTTTCATGGCGTTCACCCTGCCCAATCTCCTGCGTCGCTTTTTTGCCGAAGGGTCGCTGACGGCGGCCTTCGTACCGACCTATTCAGAACTTTACCATCGTGAAGGGCGCGACGAAGCCATCCGCGTCGGCAATATTTGCTTTACCCTGTTGTTCGTGGTGATGGCCGTGGTCGTGCTTTTGGGCGTTCTGGCCTCGCCTTGGCTGGTGCGGGCCATCGGTTACGGCTTTGGCGATACGCAAGGCAAATTGCTGCTCACCGATCTCCTCAACCGCATCATGTTTCCCTATCTGTTCTTCGTCAGCCTGCTGGCGCTGCTCACCGGCAGTCTCAACGTCCTCGGGCATTATTTTCTGCCGGCGCTCTCCCCGGTCATGCTCAATCTGGCCATGGTGGCCTGCGCCGTGTTTCTGAGCCCCTTTTTTCATCCACCCATTCTGGCCCTGGCTTTGGGAGTGCTTCTCGGCGGGGCGTTGCAATTGCTGATGCAGTGGCCGATTCTGAGGCGCTACGGGATCGTTCCGCATCCCGATTTTCACTGGCGACACCCTGCGGTGCGCCGCATCGCTCGCTTGATGCTGCCGGGTCTGGTTGGAGTCGCCATCTATCAGATCAACGTGGTGGTGGGTCGCCTGCTGGCCTCATTTTTAGAGGAAGGCAGCGTGTCCTACCTCTATTACGGGCAGCGCCTATTTGAATTTCCCCAGGGCGTGTTCATCGTGTCCCTGGCGCAAGCGGTGCTGCCGGCCATGAGTCGACAGGCCGCGGCGGGCGATGCCGCGGGGCTCAAGGATTCCCTGGATTTTTCCCTGCGCCTGATCGCCGTGGCGACCCTGCCGGCGGCCTTGGGCCTCATGCTGTGCGCGCTGCCGATTTTCAGCCTGTTTTTCTTGAGCGCGGCCTTTGATTACGAAGCGGTGCGGCAGACGGCCCTTGCCCTGATCGCTTACGCGCCGGGCTTGTTTTTCCTGGGAATCGCGCGGGTCATCGTACCGACCTTCTATGCATTGCAGGACACCCGCACACCGGTCTGGATATCCTTTTGGACGCTGTTGCTCAATGCCGGATTGGGCGTGCTGCTTATGCAATTTTTCGGGCATGTCGGCCTGGCCCTGGCCTTGACCCTGGCGACGTTCGGCAATTGCCTGCTGTTGATCTGGGCCTTGCGGCGCAAACTGGGGCGCTTGGGGCTGCGCGGCCTTGCGGGATGCTGTCTGCGCCTGGTGCCGCCCCTGCTGGTCATGGCCGCGGTGGTCGTGCCTCTGCTGGGTCTTGCCGATTGGCGATCGATGGGAACGTCCGCCGCGTTTCATAAAGCCGGTGTCCTGATGCTTGCCGTTGGTGCCGGGGCTCTGGTCTACGGTTGGGGTAGTCTGCTGTGCGGTGTGCGAGAGGTGCGCGACGGTTGGAATCTGGTGCGGCGAAAACTCACAAGAAGGGGGCGTCATGCATCCTAG
- a CDS encoding methylated-DNA--[protein]-cysteine S-methyltransferase has protein sequence MSYRVFSTPIGRLGLVGGDLGLVEVVIRATDAEVRAEIGKRFPGAREQAIPCLVRAQGQLEEYFAGRRTRFDLPLDRRGWSDFRRQVLQHLQELPFATVTTYKELARRAGSPGAARAVGSVMASNPFAIILPCHRVLGSDGQLRGYSGGEGPATKAWLLEFERCRRAETENAPQ, from the coding sequence TTGTCCTATCGCGTTTTTTCCACGCCCATCGGCCGGCTTGGCCTGGTCGGCGGCGACCTGGGTTTGGTCGAGGTGGTGATCAGGGCCACGGATGCCGAGGTGCGCGCCGAGATCGGGAAACGCTTTCCCGGCGCGCGTGAACAGGCCATTCCATGTCTGGTCCGCGCCCAGGGGCAGTTGGAAGAGTATTTTGCCGGTCGCCGAACCCGATTCGACCTCCCGCTCGATCGTCGCGGGTGGAGCGACTTTCGGCGCCAGGTTTTGCAGCACCTTCAGGAATTGCCCTTTGCGACCGTTACGACCTACAAAGAACTGGCCCGTCGCGCCGGCAGTCCCGGTGCGGCGCGCGCCGTGGGCTCCGTCATGGCGAGCAACCCCTTTGCGATCATCCTGCCTTGCCATCGGGTGCTGGGCAGCGACGGACAATTGCGGGGCTATTCGGGCGGAGAGGGACCAGCGACCAAGGCCTGGCTGCTTGAGTTTGAGAGATGTCGGCGCGCCGAGACCGAGAATGCGCCTCAATAG
- a CDS encoding FxsA family protein, translating into MFIRLLLIFTLIPVLEIYVLLKVGQQLGVSPTIALILLTGIAGAYLARTQGFDIIRRIQQQTAQGQLPAESLLDGAMVLAGGLLLLTPGFCTDLIGFCLLVPLSRQALKTMLRRWLQQQIDRGNLKIHRY; encoded by the coding sequence ATGTTCATAAGATTATTGCTGATTTTTACCCTGATCCCGGTCCTCGAAATTTACGTCCTCCTCAAGGTCGGACAGCAGCTTGGTGTTTCCCCGACCATTGCGCTGATCCTTCTCACGGGAATCGCCGGCGCCTACCTTGCGCGCACCCAGGGATTCGACATCATCCGCCGCATCCAGCAGCAAACCGCCCAGGGCCAGTTGCCCGCGGAATCCTTGCTGGATGGCGCGATGGTTCTGGCCGGAGGACTGCTGCTGCTCACACCCGGCTTCTGCACCGATCTCATCGGCTTTTGCCTGCTCGTGCCGCTGAGCCGCCAGGCGCTCAAAACCATGCTGCGCCGCTGGCTGCAACAGCAGATCGACCGCGGCAACCTCAAAATCCATCGCTATTGA
- a CDS encoding MazG family protein, which yields MPQSQNSSALLDLVDLMRRLRSPEGCPWDREQTARSLQPYLLEETYEVLEALDQAHPRAICEELGDLLLQVVFLAQIFAEQELFTIEDVARAITDKLIRRHPHVFAGTPFADMDELNRQWESIKNFEKTQDSRPASGAGAPLHLPALARAGKLLEPLTDDEEKHLPRTLDTILGEFSRQSQQGREERLTAALACLVSLGKRYGIDSEQALRRFLQRQEMPPAVKKIGGDDS from the coding sequence ATGCCGCAAAGCCAAAACTCCTCCGCCCTGCTGGATCTCGTCGACCTGATGCGGCGACTGCGCTCCCCCGAGGGATGTCCCTGGGATCGCGAACAGACCGCGCGGAGCCTTCAGCCCTATCTGCTTGAGGAGACCTACGAAGTTCTCGAAGCCCTCGACCAGGCGCACCCCCGGGCCATCTGCGAAGAACTGGGTGATCTGCTGCTGCAGGTGGTTTTTCTGGCCCAGATTTTCGCCGAGCAGGAACTCTTCACCATAGAGGATGTGGCCCGCGCAATCACCGACAAGCTCATCCGCCGCCATCCTCATGTTTTCGCGGGCACCCCCTTCGCCGACATGGACGAACTCAACCGTCAATGGGAAAGCATCAAAAACTTTGAAAAAACCCAAGATTCCCGCCCGGCCTCTGGCGCCGGGGCGCCCCTGCATCTGCCGGCGCTGGCGCGCGCCGGTAAACTTCTCGAACCTCTAACCGACGATGAGGAAAAGCACCTGCCCCGGACCCTCGACACCATTCTCGGCGAGTTTTCCCGCCAATCCCAGCAGGGACGCGAGGAGCGGCTGACCGCGGCCCTCGCTTGCCTGGTCTCCCTGGGCAAGCGTTACGGGATCGATAGTGAACAGGCGCTGCGCCGGTTTCTCCAGCGGCAAGAGATGCCCCCGGCGGTGAAAAAAATCGGCGGCGACGATAGTTAG
- a CDS encoding YceD family protein codes for MRFYVEKLKEKDVVLEFSEAVENFPALNALTQSGECRFSGPVSGTLRAYLANSFVEVEGQVAARVVQACSRCLKDIEAPLRASFALTFSSGLPPIEGGEDSEVELSAEDMGLIPFEGDEIDLRDAVQEQVIMELPVRPLCDESCRGLCAQCGANRNETECGCGAPVFNNKFAALKGFKAQK; via the coding sequence TTGCGTTTTTACGTTGAAAAGCTCAAGGAAAAGGACGTCGTTCTGGAGTTCTCCGAGGCCGTAGAGAATTTTCCGGCCCTCAATGCTCTGACGCAAAGCGGTGAGTGCCGCTTCAGTGGTCCCGTTTCCGGAACGTTGCGCGCTTATCTGGCCAACAGCTTTGTGGAGGTCGAGGGTCAGGTGGCGGCGCGGGTGGTTCAGGCGTGCAGTCGCTGTCTCAAGGACATCGAGGCTCCCCTGAGGGCGTCTTTTGCTCTGACTTTCAGTTCCGGCTTGCCGCCCATCGAGGGAGGAGAGGATTCGGAGGTCGAGCTTTCCGCCGAGGACATGGGTTTGATACCCTTCGAGGGTGACGAAATTGATTTGCGCGACGCCGTGCAGGAGCAGGTGATCATGGAATTGCCTGTACGACCCCTGTGCGATGAGTCCTGCAGGGGGCTTTGCGCGCAGTGTGGCGCCAATCGCAATGAAACGGAATGCGGGTGCGGCGCCCCGGTTTTCAACAACAAGTTTGCCGCCTTGAAGGGTTTCAAGGCGCAAAAATAG
- the rpmF gene encoding 50S ribosomal protein L32, with amino-acid sequence MAVPKKKTSKSKRDMRRAHDALSAPGLSVCPQCKEPKQPHRVCASCGTYKGREILPSEEL; translated from the coding sequence ATGGCAGTACCCAAGAAGAAAACCTCCAAGTCCAAAAGAGATATGCGCCGTGCCCATGATGCCTTGAGTGCTCCCGGACTCTCGGTTTGTCCTCAATGCAAGGAACCCAAGCAGCCCCATCGTGTCTGCGCCAGTTGCGGAACCTACAAGGGCCGCGAAATTCTCCCTTCCGAAGAACTCTAA